The genomic region CAAAGCCCGTTTTCGGGCTGAATTAAAACGGTTTGCTTAAGGAGGCCTTGGATGAAAAAAAATATTATCTTCGCACTTTTCGTATTGCTTTTTGCAGCGTTTTACGCTTCCGCTGTAGAATGGCAGGAATCGTCTCTTTCATATACAAACACTCCCGTTTATCGCATACTGGACGCAAGCGACGTATATGTGGTTTCGTATGCGAAAGACGGCTTGAGCGTCGGTACTGTTACCATTCCTAAACGCTGGATAAAACGCGACGGGAAAAATCCTGCCAAATTATCGTTCAGAGGTCTTCCCGCAGGAATGAAATCATATATGACCGTGATTACAAAAGACAAGGCGTTTTACAAAGTTATGATTACCGCTCCTACGGATCACAGGCAATTGCCTTGGGGACAAGTCACCGACAGCAGCAAATTTCCGGACGACGGTAAAGACACATTGGAAATGTAAGCGCGCTTAAAAACACTACGATCTTTCCCATAAATTCAAAAGCTGACCAAAATATCAATTTTGGAGGCTGTTGAATTCGCGCATAATTTTAACGGCAAGGGCAGGTTAAAAGCATAATGCTTTAAGACCTGTCCTATATTTACTCATATCAGGGCAAACATGAAGATACTCACGGAAGAACAGATCCTTTTATTTAAAACTTTTATTCAAGAGCACGATTTTTTTTTAATCACAGGACACAAGGATCCCGACGGAGACGTGATCTCAAGCTGCCTTGGCATCGCGGCTATTATGGAAAAATCAGGAAAGCCGTATCAATTGCTTTCCGCAGGGCCGTTTAAACGTCAGGAAATCCGCAACAAAGAACCTCTATTTTCTCAAACCATGCGCTTTTTATCTCAGGACGAAAGGAATAAAACCGGCCTTATCATCGCCGACTGTTCGGAATTTTCAAGATTAGGCGAAATAGAAGGAGACTTAAAAGGACTCGATACGTTCATAATCGACCACCATAAGACATCCGGTCAACCGGACGGCTGTAAATCCATAATAGACCCGAGTTCTCCTGCTACGTCATGCATAATACAGATGCTCTACGAAGGTATCATAGGCAAGCTTGATAAGGCCGTTGCAAAGGAATTATTCTTCGGAATGTCAACGGATACGGGCTTTTTCAGATTTTTGACTGAGGATTCGGCGGAAGTATTCCGTGCGTCGGCGCGGCTCGTAGAAGCCGGAGCAAATCCCCGCAGCACTTACGAAGAAATCACAGGCGGCAAACCCTACCTTACAAGAAAGCTTCTAGGGAAGCTCTTGGAACAGACGGAAGTCTTTTGCGGCGGCAAGCTGATAGTAACCTATGAGACTATGGAGGATACAAGAAAATACGGCTCGGAAGGCCGCGATTCGGACATGCTTTATCAGCTGCTTTTGTCAACGGAAGGCGTCGAAGCAGTGGTTTTCGTAAGGCAAGAGACTGATAACACCTGTACGGCAGGCTTCCGGTCGAAGGACAAAATTGACGTAAGCGCAGTCGCCGCATCTTTCGGCGGCGGCGGCCACAAAAACGCTTCGGGAATGAGCGTAGAAGGCAAACTCAACACACTCATTCCTGAAATTTGCAAAAAATTCGCACGGATACTTTAATTCCGAGCAAGCCCCTACAGCACTTTTTCGCCGTCAAGATAAACGCAGGAAACTGTCAAGCCTTTCTTTTCTTCTTTCTCAAAGCACACAAAACTTGCCCTGCATCCGCGCGCTATTTTGACTTTCCGCTCGCAGCGATAAAACGCCGCCGGAATTTCCGATCCTTTCATCCACGCGTCCTTTAAGGAACAAATTCCGCTTTTAAAAAGGTGCTCCACACCGTGCAGAATGCTCTGCGCAGAACCGGCAAGAAGGCGGGGATCGCTCGTCATGCAAAGACGTCCGTTAGGCTCTAGCAGAACATTGCCGCCGATCGGCGTTTCGTACGTTCCCGGCTCCAACCCGCCGAACTGAGTGCTGTCGCTTATGATAAAAGAACGGCGTCTTTTTATTGCAAAGACCGTCTTCAGCACAGATTCCGGTAGATGAAATCCGTCGGCTATGCAGGAAAGCGTCAAACCCTCATTGCTTAATTCTTCCCACAAAAAATTCGGATGGCGGGGCACCGTAACCGGAACTCCGTTTCCGAAATGGGTAACAAGGCTCGCTCCGCTTGCAACGGCTTCGGCTACCTGTTCTTCGCTTGCCATAGTGTGACCGACGGATACTACGACGCCGAGCGCACTGACTTTTGAAATAAAAGAATATGCCTCCTCGCCCCACTCAGGTGAAACGGTAACGGCGGATATTTTTCCTTCTGCGGCATCATACCAACTTTTAAACATGTCGAAATCCGGCGCTCGAATATAACGCTTGTCGTGCGCGCCGCAGGCTCCGTCTTTGGGAGAAATGAATGGTCCTTCGATATGAATGCCGTGCGTCATTTTTCTTGCCAACGGGGCACGCTGCAAAAAAGAAGCGATTTCTTTGCAGCGTTTTAGAATTTGTTCGGGACTTGCGGTTATCACAGTCGGACAAAAAAGTCCGCACCCTTCTTTCAGCAAGGCGTATAAAGACTTTCGATACGCTTCTTCCGTCAGTTCGTCGGTTATATTAAAGTCGACACCGCTAAAGCCGTTAATTTGAGTATCGAACAGTACGGGCGCAATATTCGGATACGTTACGGAATTCTCCGGCTCCGCTTTTTCCACCGAAATAAAAACACCGTCTTTAATTTCCAGTTTCACAAGCGTGTCGGTTCCGTACATCCATCCGGTAAAAATCATAAAAACTTCTCCTTACAAACTCCGTATGGATTTTCTGAATTTATCGATAAAACGATTGTTCCATTCGTCGCCGCCGGGACAGTTGCCGCTGCGCCATACGGGGGGATTGATTCCCTCGTTTACGAGCATATTGATAGCTTCGATCATAATGCCGTTCATCACAAATGCGTTCGCATAAGTGCTGAGCGCGCCGATCTTTTGTTCAAAGCCGGGAATCTCGATCGTCGCATCTCCGAGTTTGATTTTGCAGTCGACCGAGCAGTCGGCGATTTCATGTAAATTTTTCTTCGACGGATGGCGCGCAGGATGATCTTTGGGGCAGGCGTTCGCATGGGCATGAGAACTGACGCCTATCACTTTCGCGCCGCGCGACTGTGCGGTTAAACACGCATCGATCGTCGCCGAATTGATTCCGTATGCATTGACGATTATAAGAAGATCGTCTTTTACGATCCCGTAATCTTCGATTACGATCTTACCGTAACCGGGAAGCCGTTCCGCAGCCATAGATTTTAAAGCGCCGTTCGAAAGCATGGTTTCTTGATTTAAAA from Treponema parvum harbors:
- a CDS encoding sugar isomerase domain-containing protein, whose product is MMEGDVLKLYRKEVFDIIDEIYDTEEKNILKAARMVADHVKKDKIVYVFGPGGHSNLAAMEVFFRAGGLMHVSAILNQETMLSNGALKSMAAERLPGYGKIVIEDYGIVKDDLLIIVNAYGINSATIDACLTAQSRGAKVIGVSSHAHANACPKDHPARHPSKKNLHEIADCSVDCKIKLGDATIEIPGFEQKIGALSTYANAFVMNGIMIEAINMLVNEGINPPVWRSGNCPGGDEWNNRFIDKFRKSIRSL
- a CDS encoding DHH family phosphoesterase, which translates into the protein MKILTEEQILLFKTFIQEHDFFLITGHKDPDGDVISSCLGIAAIMEKSGKPYQLLSAGPFKRQEIRNKEPLFSQTMRFLSQDERNKTGLIIADCSEFSRLGEIEGDLKGLDTFIIDHHKTSGQPDGCKSIIDPSSPATSCIIQMLYEGIIGKLDKAVAKELFFGMSTDTGFFRFLTEDSAEVFRASARLVEAGANPRSTYEEITGGKPYLTRKLLGKLLEQTEVFCGGKLIVTYETMEDTRKYGSEGRDSDMLYQLLLSTEGVEAVVFVRQETDNTCTAGFRSKDKIDVSAVAASFGGGGHKNASGMSVEGKLNTLIPEICKKFARIL
- a CDS encoding N-acetylglucosamine-6-phosphate deacetylase, with the protein product MIFTGWMYGTDTLVKLEIKDGVFISVEKAEPENSVTYPNIAPVLFDTQINGFSGVDFNITDELTEEAYRKSLYALLKEGCGLFCPTVITASPEQILKRCKEIASFLQRAPLARKMTHGIHIEGPFISPKDGACGAHDKRYIRAPDFDMFKSWYDAAEGKISAVTVSPEWGEEAYSFISKVSALGVVVSVGHTMASEEQVAEAVASGASLVTHFGNGVPVTVPRHPNFLWEELSNEGLTLSCIADGFHLPESVLKTVFAIKRRRSFIISDSTQFGGLEPGTYETPIGGNVLLEPNGRLCMTSDPRLLAGSAQSILHGVEHLFKSGICSLKDAWMKGSEIPAAFYRCERKVKIARGCRASFVCFEKEEKKGLTVSCVYLDGEKVL